The following is a genomic window from Nitrospira sp..
CGATGTCGAACACTTGCTACTCGCTCTTCTCGATCAAGAAGGCGGAACGACCTCTGCCCTGCTGGAGCAAGCCGGCATCGCGCTGCCGGCGGTTCGCCAGGCGGCAGAGCAGGCGCTCGGCAAGCTGCCGCAAGTCCAAGGGGCGAGCGGCGGGCCTGGGCAAGTACATGTCACCAATCGGCTGAGCCAAGTGCTCGCCAAGGCCGAGGACGAAAAAGCGGCATTGAAAGACGACTATCTCAGCGTCGAACATGTGCTGCTGGCGATGGTGCAAGAAGGCGGCATTTTCAAAAAGCTGGGCCTGACCAGGGATCGATTGCTATCCGGCCTGCAGCAAGTCCGCGGCAATCAACGCGTCACGTCTCAAGACCCTGAGAGCACCTACCAGTCGCTTGAAAAATATGGCCGCGATCTGACCAAGGCGGCAGGGCAGGGAAAGCTGGACCCCGTCATCGGGCGGGACGACGAAATTCGCCGTGTCATTCAAATTCTCTCCCGGCGCACCAAGAACAATCCTGTCCTGATCGGTGAGCCCGGCGTGGGCAAGACGGCCATTGTCGAAGGCCTCGCCATCCGAATTGTCAAAGGCGATGTCCCGGAAGGACTGAAACAGAAACGAGTGATTACGCTGGACATGGGCGCACTCGTGGCCGGCGCGAAGTTCCGCGGCGAATTCGAAGAACGGCTCAAAGCCGTGCTCAAGGAAATCCAGTCCTCGCAAGGGCAAATATTACTGTTCATCGACGAACTGCACACCGTCGTCGGCGCGGGCGCGGCCGAAGGATCGATGGATGCGGCCAACCTGCTCAAGCCCATGCTCGCGCGGGGCGAGTTGCACCTCATCGGCGCCACCACGCTCGATGAATACCGCAAACACATTGAGAAAGATGCGGCGCTCGAACGGCGGTTTCAGACTGTCATGGTCGATCAACCGTCGGTCGAAGATACAATTTCGATTCTGCGAGGATTGAAAGAGCGGTACGAAGTGCATCATGGGGTGCGCATCAAGGACAGCGCGCTGGTAGCGGCGGCCAAGTTGTCAAACCGGTACATCGCAGACCGCTTCCTGCCGGACAAAGCCATCGACCTGGTCGATGAAGCGGCGGCGCGGTTGCGAACTGAAATCGACAGCCTGCCGGCTGAACTCGATGAGGCCTCCCGTAAAGTGCTTCAACTGGAGATCGAGCGCGAAGCCCTCCGGAAAGAGAAGGATCAGGCGAGCGTCGCGCGATTAGCCACACTCGAAACGGAACTAGCCGAGAAGCAGAGCACCGTTCACACGCTCAAAACTCAATGGGAGTCCGAGAAAGCGTCTGTCGGACGCCTGAGTAAAACGCGGGAAGCCATCGAGGATATCAAACAGAAGATCGAACAGGCCGAGCGCGCCTACGACCTCAACCGCGTGGCGGAACTCCGCTACGGAGACTTGCCCCGCCTGGAACGGGAACTCGCCATCGAGCAAACGTCCTTGGGGAAAAAGCAGGATCAGAACCGGCTGCTCAAGGAAGACGTCGATGAGGACGAGATCGCCGCCGTCGTCAGCCGCTGGACCGGCATCCCGGTTTCGCGGTTACTGGAAGGCGAATCCGATAAGCTGCTCAAGCTCGAAGACCTGCTGCACCAACGAGTCATTGGGCAGGATGAAGGCGTGCGCGCGGTAGCCGATGCGGTGCTGCGAGCGCGATCCGGCATCAAAGACCCCAACCGGCCGATCGGATCGTTCCTTTTTCTCGGGCCGACCGGCGTCGGCAAGACCGAACTGGCGCGCGCGCTGGCTGCCGTGCTCTTCGACGATGAAAATAATCTGATCCGTATCGACATGTCGGAATATATGGAAAAGCACACGGTCGCCCGCCTGATCGGCGCGCCGCCCGGCTATGTGGGCTTCGAGGAAGGCGGCCAGCTGACTGAAGCGGTGCGTCGCCGCCCCTTCTCCGTGGTGCTCTTCGATGAAATCGAAAAAGCGCACCAGGATGTCTTCAACGTGTTTTTACAAATCTTGGACGATGGCCGGCTGACCGACTCTCAAGGCCGGACGGTCGACTTTAAAAATACCGTCCTGATCATGACGTCGAATATCGGCAGCCCGCAGATCCTTGAGGCGCAACAGACCGGCGCTTCTTACGATGCGATGCGAGCGGTGGTCATGGCAGAACTCCGGCAGCATTTCCGCCCGGAATTCCTGAATCGCGTGGACGAAACCGTGGTCTTCCATCCGCTCGCCACGGCGCAGTTAGTCAAGATTGTGGAGATTCAGCTGGAGCGATTGCGGGGACGGCTCGCCGAGCGGCGCATTCAGCTGGCCATCACCCCGGCGGCACTCGCCTATCTGGGGGAGCGCGGCTACGATCCGATCTACGGCGCGCGGCCGCTCAAGCGGCTGATTCAGCAAGAACTGGAAACGCCGCTCGCACGGCTCTTGGTCAAGGGGGAATTGCGGGACGGCGAAACCGCCTCCGTGGATCGAAGCGACAAGGGCTTGGCGATTATTCCAACGGTGACGGCGGAAGGCTGATCGATCGACCGATCGGCCTTCCGCTAGCCGAGCTTGACCGCGCCGCCGTTCACATCCTGCGTCGTGCCGCTGGCGCGTAGCTTGTCGATTTTCCATTCCTTCGACGAGACTTCCAAGCTGTGGCCTTTCATTGTGGGAAACTCTCCCTTTGAAAACACCACCACATTCGGCGCCTTCACGTCGAACTGCAATAACACTTTTCCCGAAGCCGACTCTTTCAACGTCACGGTCTTGGGCGTTTTGCTCACATCGTAGGCACGCCGCTCGTTAAACATGATCGTGCTATCGACCAGCTTCACGAGCATCTTCCCCGTCTGGTCGAACAGCGCGAAACTCAGCAAGATGGATCCGGTCGACGGATGCTGCCCGACTTGGATAAGCGGCACGCCTTCGACTTCAATCGTGCCATCCGTATTGCGATAGAGATTCGATCCGACTTCAAGATCCATGGTTCCCCTCGTATGACCGGCCGTCAGTAAAAAATGACTCGTTTATGATTTTTTGATGCGATCGAGAATCAAGGCGATGCAGCCTCCAAGGAGACCGCCGCCAATAATGGTGGTGAGCAGTTCTGCCAGCTTTAGCGTCCAGACCGACCCCTGGGCCTGCATGACATCGCGAATGCCGCCTTGCAGCATCAGCACCGAGAGCGCCATCGTCGCTCCGACAATAAACCACCATGCAAAAACTTTCATCGTACTCAGCACGTTGCGTCACACCTCAATGGCCCGGTCAAGCGCCCGATACTGAATGGCTTCCGCCACATGAATGGCCTCAATCTTATCAGAGCCGGCCAAATCAGCAATGGTTCTGGCCACCCGCACAATCCGCCCATGCGCGCGAGCCGACAGATTGAGCCTGGCCATAGCCTGTTCCAGCAACTCTTGAGGTCCAGCCGCGAGCCCACAATACCGCTTCACGAGTCTGGGCTTCAACTGGGCGTTCGTGTAAATCCCCTGATCCCGATACCGCGCCTGTTGCCGCGCCCGCGCCGCCAGCACTCGGGCGCGAATGGCGGCGGAGCTTTCTGCCGGAGGCTGTTCATGGCGCAACTCTCGAATCGGCACCGGCGGCACCTCCAAATGCAGGTCCAGCCGGTCGAGCAAGGGGCCCGACAGTTTGGCGCGATAGCGGCGAATCTGCGGCCCCGTACAGACGCAGGGTCGGGAGCGGTCGCCATAATACCCGCAGGGACAAGGATTCATCGCGGCAATCAACATAAACCGGGCCGGATACCGGATCGTTCCGCTGGCCCTGGTCAGCGTCACCTGGCCGTCTTCGAGCGGTTGCCGCAATCCTTCCAGCACAGGCCGCTTGAACTCCGGCGACTCGTCCAGAAAAAGCACGCCGTTGTGCGCAAGCGACACCTCGCCCGGTTTCGGAACCGCCCCGCCGCCGACGAGGCCGGCATCTGAAATACTATGATGCGGAGCGCGAAAGGGCCGGACCATCAGCAAGGGGCGATCCGGCGTCAGCTGTCCCGCAACGCTATGCACTCTGGCCGTTTCAATCGCTTCATCCAGCTCCATGATCGGCAGGATCGACGGCAGCCGTCGCGCCAGCATCGTCTTGCCCGATCCCGGCGGCCCCACCATCAGAAGATTGTGGCCGCCGGCCGCCGCCACTTCCAACGCCCGCTTCGCGTGATCCTGTCCGCGCACTTCGGCATAATCGTCATCGTCCGCCGGCCGTAACGCTTCAAGATGGCTCACATTCGACACGCAGGCCGCGAGCCCCTGCCTTCCACTCAGAAACTCGACGGCTTCCGGCAACGTGTGCAGCGGATAGACCTGCACGCCGTCAACAAGCGCCGCTTCTGCCCCGTTCGCGGCGGGCAAAAGCAAGTCATACGTTTTTCGGCAGGCCAATCCGAACGATAACGCGCCGGTGATGGGCTTGATGCGCCCGTCCAGCGAGAGTTCTCCCAATAGGACTCGCCGATCCAGCGCCTCCTGCGGAATGACTTCTTCCGCAACGAGAATCCCAATGGCAATGGCCAGATCGAGCCCTGACCCTTCTTTCTTGATGCCCGCGGGAGCGAGATTGACGGTAATACGTTTGGCGGGAAAATGAAATCCGGTGTTCTTCAGCGCGGCACGGACGCGATCCCGGCTTTCTCTGACCGTCGCATCCGGCAACCCCACCACGGAGAATTGAGGAAGCCCTCCGGAAATGTCGACTTCGACGTCGACAAGATGAGCCTCCAGCCCCACGAGCGCAGCACTCGCGACCTTGGCCAGCATGGAACGTCACACCTTTCTGTGCCCGACGGAAGCGGATTATAGAAACTCTATAAACGCGTTGCAAGAGAACGCTGGACGGCCAATACATCGGGTAGCTGCCCTCCCCATAAGACTGTATAATGCGCGGCATGCCGCGTTCACGCCGATGCGTTGCCCCGTTTTCGTTGCCGTCTCTCTCTATCGCACGCGCGATTCTTGCGGCTCTCACTCTCGGCGGATTCGCCCTGTTTGGCTGGACCGGACAGGCCTGGGCTCACTCGACCTCGAACGCCGTGCCCGTCCAGTCACAACGACCTTCTAACACTGCCTCGCCTCACATTGGCTCGGCCATGGCAGTGCTCGCCACCTTGCAGGATGCGGACGTCCTGCCGCCAGAAAACACGCCGGAAGCGAATCACATTATCCGGTTCGTCATCCAGTTTCAGTCAGTCTTCACCAAAAGCGACGACCCAGTGGTGCAGGCGTTTGTCCGGCAGGCGTTCGCCCCGGCGGATGAGGCCAGAGCCTTGGATATCGTCAGAAGTCTTCGCACAACTGGATGGACCGCCGAATTCCTGGAACGGTTGTCCGATGAAGAAGCGCGGCGCTCGACTGAAGAAATTCAACAACTCGCTCATGGGTTCGCGCCGTTTAATCTGTCGGTCGCGGATTTTCACCGGTTCATGCAGTTGGTGAGGGACGCCCGGCAGGCCTTTCGCACACGCGGTCTCGAGTTCCAGCAGATATTTTCATCACGCAGAAAGGAGATGCCAGGGGCAGGAACCAGTTAGTGTCCGATGAAGAGTTCGGAATCAGTTCAGGCAACACACGAAGGAGGAAGTCATGGCAACACGCGCGTACATCCTAATCAAGGTCAAAGCCGGGAAGACCAAGGACGTGGTCCAGGCGCTCAAGAGAATTTCCGGAGTGGAACAGGCCCACTCCTGCTTCGGCCGGCCGGATATTTTCGTCTTTATTAACGTGCAAGACGAGCGAACGCTGTCCGACGTTGTCATTACCAAAGTCCATGCCATTGAAGGCGTCGAAGAAACCGATACCCACATCGTCGCGGATGCCTAAACAGGACGCGGCGAGTGAATGGGCTCGCCGCGAACGCTGCCCCTATGCCTGCAAGGGTAGTGTGATGGTCGCGCCATTCGCCTCGGCGGATCGGTAGCAGGCTTCGGCAATTTCGACGGCGCGGCAGCCGTCTTCACCGGTAACCGGCATGGGAATCTGCCGCCGCAGCGCATCTAAAAACTCCCGCAGCGTGGTGAGCACCGTCGGGCTCTGTGGCATCGGCCATTCCTCGCTGCGGGAGGCGCTGTCCGTATACCGGAGATGCCGGTTTGTCCAATCGGCGATAAGCTGCCCGCCTGGACCGGTGACCTCAGCCCGCCCCACCCGTCCCTCAGCCACCCGCGCAACCTCAATGCCGCAACGCACCCCGCCGACTGTTTGAAGCTGCACCTGCGCCAAGGTCTCCGGATGAACCGGGGGAACACGATCCAACACACACTGCACCGTATGAATTTCTTCTCCGGTCAACAGGCGCGCTAAATCGAGCATATGCACGCCGAATTCCAAGAGCGCTCCGCGCCGGCCGTATCCATCCGCATGATTCGCGCTCCGGCCTTTCG
Proteins encoded in this region:
- a CDS encoding hypothetical protein (Evidence 5 : Unknown function; MaGe:77308420), whose protein sequence is MAVLATLQDADVLPPENTPEANHIIRFVIQFQSVFTKSDDPVVQAFVRQAFAPADEARALDIVRSLRTTGWTAEFLERLSDEEARRSTEEIQQLAHGFAPFNLSVADFHRFMQLVRDARQAFRTRGLEFQQIFSSRRKEMPGAGTS
- a CDS encoding hypothetical protein (Evidence 4 : Unknown function but conserved in other organisms; MaGe:77308417), whose protein sequence is MDLEVGSNLYRNTDGTIEVEGVPLIQVGQHPSTGSILLSFALFDQTGKMLVKLVDSTIMFNERRAYDVSKTPKTVTLKESASGKVLLQFDVKAPNVVVFSKGEFPTMKGHSLEVSSKEWKIDKLRASGTTQDVNGGAVKLG
- a CDS encoding hypothetical protein (Evidence 4 : Unknown function but conserved in other organisms; MaGe:77308418) — its product is MLSTMKVFAWWFIVGATMALSVLMLQGGIRDVMQAQGSVWTLKLAELLTTIIGGGLLGGCIALILDRIKKS
- a CDS encoding Gfo/Idh/MocA family oxidoreductase (MaGe:77308422): MLLPSTIGLGLIGAGRHGLRYARHAIHDISDARLQAVCRQHPEQGLDVPGSEGIAIYGRPEQLIADPLVDAVILVVPPVLHKDLCLAAVAAGKPVLIEKPLATSYRDARAMVEAAERAGVPLMTAQTLRFDATIQSLLAAIPRIGRPAQLALTSRIETKGRSANHADGYGRRGALLEFGVHMLDLARLLTGEEIHTVQCVLDRVPPVHPETLAQVQLQTVGGVRCGIEVARVAEGRVGRAEVTGPGGQLIADWTNRHLRYTDSASRSEEWPMPQSPTVLTTLREFLDALRRQIPMPVTGEDGCRAVEIAEACYRSAEANGATITLPLQA
- a CDS encoding MG(2+) CHELATASE FAMILY PROTEIN / ComM-related protein (MaGe:77308419) translates to MLAKVASAALVGLEAHLVDVEVDISGGLPQFSVVGLPDATVRESRDRVRAALKNTGFHFPAKRITVNLAPAGIKKEGSGLDLAIAIGILVAEEVIPQEALDRRVLLGELSLDGRIKPITGALSFGLACRKTYDLLLPAANGAEAALVDGVQVYPLHTLPEAVEFLSGRQGLAACVSNVSHLEALRPADDDDYAEVRGQDHAKRALEVAAAGGHNLLMVGPPGSGKTMLARRLPSILPIMELDEAIETARVHSVAGQLTPDRPLLMVRPFRAPHHSISDAGLVGGGAVPKPGEVSLAHNGVLFLDESPEFKRPVLEGLRQPLEDGQVTLTRASGTIRYPARFMLIAAMNPCPCGYYGDRSRPCVCTGPQIRRYRAKLSGPLLDRLDLHLEVPPVPIRELRHEQPPAESSAAIRARVLAARARQQARYRDQGIYTNAQLKPRLVKRYCGLAAGPQELLEQAMARLNLSARAHGRIVRVARTIADLAGSDKIEAIHVAEAIQYRALDRAIEV
- a CDS encoding Putative Regulator protein, AsnC family (Evidence 3 : Putative function from multiple computational evidences; MaGe:77308421), coding for MATRAYILIKVKAGKTKDVVQALKRISGVEQAHSCFGRPDIFVFINVQDERTLSDVVITKVHAIEGVEETDTHIVADA